The genomic interval GGATTCCAGAACTTCTCGATCAATGCGCGATCGTTCGTGATCCGCGCGATGCCGGCGACAGAGACATAGGTCTCCGATCCAGAATCGGCGAACGCGATGCCGACTGATGCGTTCGACGCGATCTCCTTCACTTTGTTGGAGTTGACCGCGGTCAAGAACCACAGCGTTCCGTCAGGCCCCATCTCCTGCATCGACATCGGACGCGAGACGATCCGACCCTGACTGATGGTCGACAGCATGGCCATGCGGATGTCCTTGATCTTCTCGCGCAGCGTTTCGACCGGCGTGCTCGTGTTCGTCATAGACTCCCGAATCTCGAAGGGTTGGTCTAGACCCGGATGGCAAGACGCAGGCCGATGAGCTCCGCGACCCGTGTGCTGCGTCGGGCGCTTTTAGAGATTGTTAATATGACGATCGGCGTTTATGTATGCGCCACGGTGACGCCTGTCCAGGACGCTTGATGATCGTCGCGCTCGGCTGCAAGTTGGCTGTATGCCATCCGAGCGCGGAATCCGGGTTCGTTGCCTCGTATCGCTGCTTGCTGTGGGAATCGCGTTCGTCCCCCAATCGGTGCCCGCACAACTGCTGGTACAACCAGGCCTCGTTCTCGGCTACTACACGCCGAGCGGATCGCAGCACTCGGTCGATGGGCCCAATATTCCTGCCAACTTTGGCGGCCCAATGGTCGGCGCGGAAATCTCTCTTTGGACCCGACACCGGATTGGGTTTCGAGCAAGTGGTTCGCGTATCGTGATCGATCATACGGCGATACCAAATCCCGGCGGCTTCACACCACTGCAAGGCGGCGAGGTAGTGCTTGGCGCACTCCTCGCCGCGTTCGACCTGTCACCGCAACGCAACCGCGCAGTGTGGTTCGGCGTTGGTCCAGGGTTCATTCACCACGGCGGCGATGCCTTCGCGAGCTCCGGTTCGCCGACTGAGACAGTGGGCGTGTTTGCGCTCGGAACCCAGATCCCACTTGGCCACGCCTGGAGCCTCGGTCTCAGTGCGACCGAGCACATCTATGAGTATCATGGCATCTTTGGCGATGTTGGTGGGCCGCCACACTTCGACAGCTCTGGCCCATTGCCCCATTTCGAACGCCGCGCTCAGCACGACTTTGTTGTCAGCGCGACGATCGCGTGGCGCAGCCACTGAGTGCCGAGCGCCGGCCTGCCACCGCGCACTGAACAGCCGGGGATAGTGGACACACGTTGGAATTGTCAAAGGATGATTGCAGCGATAGGCCTCTCATTTCGGGACGTCATGTCAACAACTTGCGGCTTTCTTCTCGTTGTTGGCGCACCAATCAGCTTCACTGGCCAGCCCGCGTTGCTCGCCCAGTCAGAACCCAATCCCGCCGCGCCGACGACCATCGTCCGGGGCCCGGGCTCGCCGCCGCACAGCCAGAATACGACGCTGCGAATTGCCGTCCGGGACGTCGATTCCCCCGATCGTTCGATCAGTCAGGCCTACGTAGTGTTCACCAGAGTAAACAACGGTTCGAAAAGTCATCCGCCCCGTCCCGTTCTCTCGAATGACCAAGGGCTCGTTCCACCGGTTGTCCTCGACACCGGCGAGTACGTCGTTTGGGTGCGCCGCGTAGGATATCGCGAAGCTCGCTTGACGATTCCCGTTGTCGCGAAGTGCGAGCAGGTGCTCGAAGTCTACCTAACACAAGCCGTCAATAACTTCGATCGTTGTATGGTCCGAAACGCCGGGAGTCCGCCCTGTGATCCGGATCCTCCCTTAACGTCAAATCGTGCGACGTTCACGACGTGTGCGCCCGCTACGTAACGAACGTTGCAACTGCCAACGGATGGTTATTGATGTGTTGCGCCCGCGCGTGACGCTCGGGTCGTCGCTCGGTAACTGTGCAACCGCGGATATCGCGCGGTTGCTTCGTTTTCGCGTTGAGCAGGTTGCCGTTCAACGAGCGCCGCAAGCGACGTCGATTTAAAGACTGCGCATGCTCCACATGCGCTTTTCTGATCTGCTACGGCCCCGACAGACGTCGAGATCGTAGACTATCACTGAGGTTTTATGGTTCGCATCCCAACCCATCGTGCTCCCACGCATCCCGGCGAGATGCTCTTGGAGGAATTCCTCAACCCGTACGGCCTTACGCAAACGGAGCTAGCGGAACGGCTGGCCGTCTCCTATCCGCGAGTGAATGAGCGCGTGCACGGCAACGCGATATGACGCCTGACACCGCGCTTCGCCTTGAGCGTCTCCTCGGCGTCGAGGCGCAGGTGTGGCTCAACCTGCAGCTGCGCTGGGATCTATATCACGCGACCCACTCCGCCGCGGCACAACAAATCAAATAAATCAAGCTGCTTAAGCGGGCCAGCTGACAGACAACGATCGCGCTTGCGTCTTCGATTCCGCCGGCGTATTCCGCGACGCTACCGCACCGAACCCACGCCCAGCGAAATTAAGAACTTCTGCATGACTGGGTTGATTAACGCGTAGCCTTTGTC from Pirellulales bacterium carries:
- a CDS encoding pyridoxamine 5'-phosphate oxidase family protein, with the translated sequence MTNTSTPVETLREKIKDIRMAMLSTISQGRIVSRPMSMQEMGPDGTLWFLTAVNSNKVKEIASNASVGIAFADSGSETYVSVAGIARITNDRALIEKFWNP